ACCGGGACGCGGGAGAGGGGCCGCCGCTGGTGCTGGTGCACGGGCTGGGGTGCTCGGCGGACTACTGGGTGCGCAACGGGGCGTGGCTGGCGGCCGCGGGCTATCGCGTGCTCGCGCCGGACCTTCCCGGCTTCGGGCGCACGCAGGGGCCCAGGGCGGGGTTGAGCATTCCCGCGCAGGCCCGCGCCATCCGCAAGTTCGCCGAGGCGCTGAACCTGGGGCCGGCGGTGTACCTGGGGCACTCGCTTTCGTGCCAGGCCGTGCTGGAGTTCGCGGGGGCGGTGCCGGAGCGCGTGGCGGGGGTGATCCTGGCCGCGCCCACGGGAGACCGGCGGCGCAAGCGGCTTCTGCACGAGGCGCTCGGCTTCATGCAGGACATTCCGCGCGAGCCGTTTTCGCTGGTGCCGTTCATCGCCGACGCGTACGTGCGGGCGGGGCCGGTGCGGTGGGCGCGCACGTGGCTGGCGGGAAAGAGCCACGACGCGTTTCGCGCGGCGGGGCGGGTGCGCGCGCCGGGGCTGGTGCTGGTGGGCGAACGCGATCCCGTGGTGTCCAACCACTTCGCCACGTCCATCGCCCGCGCGCTGCCGGATGCGCGGGTGCAGATGGTGCCGGACGCCGCGCACGCGCTGATCTACAACCAGTCCGAGCGCTTCAACGCCGCCGTCATCCGCTTCGCGGACCACTGCCACGCCGCGGTGGGCGCCTGATGCTCGACCAGAGTTTGTCATCCTGAGCGAAGCGCGGCGCCGTCTCTTCCGACACGCCGGACCGTAGCGCGAAGTCGAAGGATCCTGCCACGGTGGATGCGGATCGCGCGGCAGATGGGGAACGGATCAGACTCGAACCTGGGTGCGCGCGGCTGGCGATGTGGCAAGATCCTTCGACTCGCTGCATGGTCTGGCGCACCCGGAAAGTACGGCATCGCCGCTCGCTCAGGATGACAAACGGGGGCGCGTCTCGTCTCCCCGCGCGCATTCCGTCCGTCCTCCGTGTCCTCCGTGCATCCTCCGTGACCTCTGTGCGAAACGGCAGTTGGCAGACTCATCCGCGGCACGGAGCACACGGATAAACGAAAATCCGCCTCGGGACGTGCTCCCGCGGCGGATTCTCATCATCAACAGAATTGGGACGTTCGTGGCGGCTCAGGTGCCGGGGCGGAACGTGCGCAGAAGCATGGTCAGCGACCCCACGATCGGCACGCGGCTGCGGATGAGCACCGGAATGCGGTGCTCGTCATCCGAAAGGAACACCTCCGCCTGCCCGCCTTCGCCGAACAGCCCGTCCGTCTTGATCACCGGCTGCACCACGATGGTGCGGAAGCGCCCCGCGGGAACGCTCACCGTCTCACGGCGCACGACGCGCAGCACCACCGGGTTTCCGCTCGCCTTGAAGTAGCGGGGCAGCGTGTACACGGCGCCGACCTCCAGCGGCAGCGTACGCGCGTAGTACAGGAACGACAGGTCGTCCAGCGGCTGGTTGGTGGGAATGGTTCCCGTGCTGCCGTTTTCGCGCCGGTACGTGCGGTTCTCCGGAAAGAAGTCGTACGTGCGGTTCCGGCGATAGCGGACTTCGTGCAGGTTCTGGTGGAACCGGCGCGAGAACAGCCCGTCGGTGTCGATCCAGCTTTCGTACACGTCTTCCACGCGGGCCAGCGTCACGCGGCCGTTGATGGTCATGCGCGTGTGAAAGGTCTGCTCGCCGCGGATGGTCTCCAGCCCCACCACCTGCAGCGTGCCCTGCCCCACCGAGGCCCCGGCCAGCTTCACCTGGTACGTGGCCAGCTCGCCCGCGCGGAACGGAAGGCGGGCCTGCTGCGCGGACGCATCCGCCGCGCCGGCCGCCAGCACGGCGGTGAGCGCAACGGCCGCAACGCCGCGCAGGGAACGGATATATGACTTCATCTCTACCCTTCGCTTTCAGGAACGGGGGCCGGTGCCCCCTCCGCCGCGTCCCCACCTTCGCGGGAGGCGGCGGGCTTTCTGCGGCGCGGCCGCCGGGGCCTGCGCCGTGCGGGCGCTGCGCCCTCTTCCGGGGCCGAGCCGTCGTTCAACGCCGCAGCGGAGTCCATCGCGACACCCTCGCCGCCCTCCGCCCGCGGTCCACCTTCCTCCGAACGATCCACGCCGGACTCGTCCGCGGACGACGGATCCGCGCCGGACGCATCCATCTCGCCGGGCGATCCCTCCGCCGCGGCCGCCCGCGCGCGCGCCGACTTGCGCCGCCGCGGCTTGCGCTTGGCCTTGCGCGGGGCGTCTTCCGCTCCGTCCACGGCCGGAGCCGCGTCCATCTCCTCGATCTCCGCCACCGGAGCCGCGATCGCGTCCTCATCCACCGCGACGGCATCCACGGCCGGCTCGGGACGGGGCGGCTTTTCGCGGCGGGGGCGCGGCTCGCGCGGCGGGCGGGCCTCCGGTGCCGCGGCCTCGGTGGACGGCGGCGGTGAGGCCGCGCGCGTGCGGGGGCGCGCATCGCGGGCGTCGCGCGCGGCGCGCAGGTCCGCGGCGGACATGCGGTCCGGCGTGGCGGCGGGCACTTCGCGCTCCGCCAGCGTGTCGCGCTCCTCCGCGGGGCGCACGGCGCGCGAACGGCCGGGCGCCAGGCGAGCCAGCGCCCACGCCTCGCGCACGGCGTCCCACGGGCGGAAGCGCGATTCGCGGTCGCGCCGCGTGTAGCGCAGCCCCACCTCGGCCTGCTCGGCGCGGCGCACGTGCGGCGCCACGCGCACCAGCAGTTCGGCGTTCGCCGCCCATCCAGCCCGCGACAGCAGCGGCTTGCCTTCCACGTCCGCCAGGGCGCGCTTCAGCACCTGCAGCCGGTACGCGCGGAACCCGCTGAACGGGTCGGTGATCTCCCGCGGAACGGCGCTGCGCTTGAGCAGCCAGGGAAGCCCGGCGCGGGACCAGCGCATCCCGCGCGTGACCTCACCCTCCACCGTGCTCACGGCGGAGCCCACCACGTCCGCGCCGCCCTCGATGCGCCGCACCAGCGCCGGAATCTCTTCCGGCGGCTCGGTGAAGTCCGCCTGCAGAAAGACGGCGGAATCGCGCTTGGGATGCGTGCTGCGGGCGACCGCCTCGCGCGCCAGCGTCTCGACCGCGGCGGCGTATCCCCGGTTGCGCTCGTGGCGCACCACCGTAAGCGGCAGCACGCGGGCATAGGGGGCCAGGACCTCGGCCGTGTCGTCGGTGCTGCCGTCGTCCACCACGAGCAGGTGGTAGTCCCGCCCGAACTCGGCCATGACCTGCCGGATGCGCCACAGAAGGACGCCCACGGTCTGCGCCTCGTTCAGCGCGGGGATGCAGATGTAGATCAAGCCTCAGCTCTCGTGGTCGGGGTCGGGCCCATCAACCTCAGCGATACCCTGTTCGCGCGCGGCGGGTTCCGGTTTCGGCCGGGTTTTCCATCGGCGGTGGAACCAGAAGTACTGCTCCGGGGCCTCGCGGATGCTGCCTTCCAGCCGCAGCGCCAGCTCCGCCGTCAGCGTCTGGATGTCCGCTTCCAGGTCTCCCGTGCGCGTCACCGGAACGCGCGTTCCGCTTACTTCGTAGCGCACGCCGGGCCCCGGAAGACGGCGCGCGACACAGGCGAACACCGGCGCGCCGAAGCGCACGGCAAAGAGCGCCGGGCCGCGGTGCGTGGATGCGGGCGTGCCGAAGAAGGGGACAAAGACGCCGGAGCGGCGCGCGTCCTGGTCCGCCACGATGCCGACGACGCCGTTCTTGCGCAGCGCGCGCGGCACCCGGAGCGGCGCCTCCTTCTGCAGGATCGTCTCGATCCCCAGGCGCTTGCGCGTCTCATCCAGCCGCGCGTCCACCATGCGGTTGCCCTGCCGGCGGACGATGGCGGAGATGGGGATCCCGCGCGCGGCCACGGCGGCGGCGGCGATCTCCCAGTTGCCGTAGTGCCCGGTGACGAGCATCACGCCCTTGCCCTCGGACAGCGCTTCTTCCATCTCGTCCCACCCGCGCGTGACCGTCCGCTCCACGACCGCGGCGGGGTCCAGCCGGCTCAGCCGCAGCATGGCCGCGGCCTCCCGGCCCAGGTGCTGGTAGGAGGCCCGCGCCAGCCGGGTCCGCTCCCGGTCGGAAAGCTCGGGAAAGGCGAGGCGCAGATTGTCCATCACCACGCCGCGGCGCAGGCCCAGGCGGTAGATGGTGCCGCCCAGCCGCCGTCCGAAGGCGTCGGCCATCCCCTCGGGAAGGGTGCTGACCGCCCGCTCCAACGCGCGCGCCAGGCCGTATTCAAGGCGGCGCCGCGCCGGGCTCCGCCGTCCTTTGTTGTCCGCCAAACCCGTTTCCGTGTGAAAGCCGGTCCGGAGCAGCGCCCCGGACCGGTCATGAACCCGCCGCTTTCCGCCCGCCCGCCGAAAAGGACGTTGGATGGATCAGCCCCGGCTGCCCACCCCGGCCAGCACCTCGGCGACGGTTTCGTCCGCCACCGGGTGTCCCCATACGCCGGCAGGGCCGATGAAGGGCCGCCCGAAGTCCTGGATGAGGGAATACTCCACCCGGCCCGCGCGCGCCTTCTTGTCCAGCCGCGTGTGCTGCACCACCGCGTCCGCGCCAAAGTCGATGGGCAGCGACGTCGGCAGCCCCAGCCGGGTAAGGACGCGCCGCAGCCGCGCGGACGTCCCCGCCGCGGTCACCCCGGCGCGCTCGCCGATGCGCGCTTCCTCCACCATCCCCACCGCCACCGCCTCGCCGTGCAGCAGCGCGTAGCCGGAGAGCGTTTCCACCGCGTGGCCGATGGTGTGGCCGAAGTTGAGCAGCTTGCGCGGCCCGCACTCCATCACGTCGCTGGCCACGATCTCGGCCTTGATCTCCACCGACCGCATGATGAGCCGGCTGAGCGCCTGCGGGTCCGCGGCCAGGAGGGATTCGACGTTGTCCTCGATCCAGTCCAGGTACTCCGCGTCGGCGATGGCGCCGTGCTTGACGGCCTCGGCCATCCCCGACCGCAGGTGCGCGTCGGGCAGCGTCTGCAGCATCTCGGGGTCGATGAGCACGCACTGCGGCTGATGGAACGCGCCCACCAGGTTCTTGCCCGCCGGCGTGTCCACCCCCGTCTTGCCGCCCACGGAAGCGTCGATCATGGCCAGCAGCGTGGTGGGCACCTGCACCAGCGGCAGCCCGCGCATGTACGTGGCCGCCACGAAGCCGCCCAGGTCGCCCGGCACGCCGCCGCCAAAGGCGATGACCGCCGTGTCGCGCCCGCATCCGGACTCCATCATGGCGTCGCTCACCAGCGACCACGTTTCGCGCGTCTTCTGCGCCTCGCCGGAGGTGAAGGCGAAGACGTCGGTGCGGTGCCCGGCGGAGTGCAGCATGCGCGACAGTCGCACGGCGTACAGCTCCGCCACGCGGTCGTCGGTGACCACGGCGTAGCGGTGCGCCGGACAGAACCGCGACAGCGCGGTGGCCAGGCTGGCGAACAGCCCGGAGCCCACCAGCACCTCGTAGCCGCGCGAGTTGGCTTCGGGAAGAGAAACTTTGACCCTGTGGGGCGTGCTCATACCGTATCCTCGAGTCTCAGCCGGGCGCGGCGGTCCATCCCCGCGCCCAAGACGGTCTCATCCGCCAGCCAGTGCGTCACCGCGGCAAGGTCGCCATCCAGCGACTGTGCCCGGGCGCGGATCGCGGCGGCCGCGCCGCCGTCCCGCAGCAGCGCCGGCAGCCGCGCCAGCTCCTCCCCTTCTCCCAGTTCCTTCGCCACCCCGGCCAGCCGCTCCGCCAGCCGCAGCGCCGCGTCGGCCGCGGTGATGGTGCCCGGCTCCGCGCGCTCCACGTCCGCCAGCTCCGCCGTGGGGCCGTGCCGGCTGGCGCGCCATCCGTTGTCGCTCATCAGCGGCTGCAGAAACGACTCGGGGAGCGGCGACTCCCTCAGCACGCCCTCCGCCGCGCCCGCGACAATGACGCGCGCCAGCGAGGCGATAAGCACCGCGTCCTGCAGCCGGGGCGTGCAGTCCGCCACACGGATCTCCACCGTGGGATAGACGTGGTGCGGGCGCAGTTCCCAGTAGATGCGCCCGGGCCCGTCGATGCGCCCGGAGTCCGTCAGCCACCGCACCAGCGCCGCGTACTCCGCGTCGTCGCGAAAGCGGGGCGGCGCGCCGGAGCGGGGCCAGCGGCGCCACAGCACGGAGCGGTACGAGGCGTGTCCCGTGTCGTCGCCCACCCACAGCGGCGACGAGGCGCTCAGCGCCAGCAGCACGGGCAGGTGCAGGCGGACGATGTTGCACACCCGCGCCCGGTCCGTCCCCGGCGGCAGCCCCACGTGCACGTGCATGCCGAAGATGGCCTGCGACTCCGCCAGCCTGCGGTACTGCGTCCGGAGCGCCTGGTACACCGGCGCGGGGTTGAAGACGTGCCCCTCCGCCGGGCTGAACGGGTGCGTGCCGGCCGCCACCACGCGGGTGCCCTCGGCCTCCGCGGCGATGGCGGCGGTGAAGCGAAGGCGGGCCAGGTCGTCGCGGACGCAGCTGGTTCCCTCGCACACCCGGGTTTCCACCTCCACGGTGTGCTCCTGCATTTCCGGCTTCAGCTCGCCCGTCCAGTCGGTGGCGATCACGTACCGCGCGCGGCTGCGCAGTTCCGCGGAACGCGCGTCCACCAGCTGGTACTCTTCCTCCACCCCGACCGTATACTGCTCTCCGGCTGCCATCCTGCGTCGCGAAAGGGGGATCGCCGGCGAGGTGAGCTTAGCCGGACGGGGGCGCGGGGGCAAGCGGGTGCCCCGCGTGGAACAGCGCACCGGCCCGCTCCACGCGCTCCAGTGCGGAGGCGCAGGAAAGCAACTCCCGCGCCGTATGTCCCTGCACGGGATGCCGCCACTCCGGCGCGATCTCCACCAGCGGATGGAGCACGAATCCGCGCAGGTGCATGCGCGGATGCGGCAGGATGAGGGCGGGCGTGTCCATCACCACTTCCCCGTACGCGAGCAGGTCCAGGTCCAGCGTGCGCGGCGCGTTTGCGAAGGTGCGCTCCCGCCCCAGCGCCGCCTCCACCGCCTGCAACTGCGCCAGCACCGCCTCGGGGGCGAGCACCGTACGCGCGGCGAGCACCAGGTTGTGAAAGTCCGGCTGGTCGCGGTGCCCCACCGGCTCCGTGCGGTACAGCGAGGAGATCCGGTGGATGGCGATCGTCCGCGCCAGCATCTGCACGGCCTCGCGAAGCTGCCCCACCGGGTCGCCCAGGTTGGCCCCCGCGCCGATCAGGATCTCCGCTTCTTCCGCCATCGCATCTCCAAGGTCAACAATCGATCGTACGATCCTGGCCCGGACGGCTCGGCGCGTCAACTCCGGCACGGTGCGCGGGCCGGTTTCTACGGCAACACCGTTTCACGCGGAGGCCGCGGGGGTTCGCGGGGGTCGCGGGGAACAGCAACAGATGGACATCACACAGAGTTAACAGAGTCAACAGAGAGGACTGAAACAAAGAACGAAATGGGAGGAAGGTCCCGCCTTCATCCATCCGCCCGTTCTTTCTTTTAACTCTGTTGACTCTGTGTGAGGCCATGTCGTTGAATCCGTTGATGTTTGTGCGATCGCGCCTGTCTTTCGCTTTTCCCCCGCGACCTCCGCGAACCCCCGCGGCCTCCGCGTGAAACGGTGTTGCCGTAAAAGCTCGCAAAAAAAAGCGCCCCCTCTCGCGAGGGGGCGCCTTTCGTTCATCCATCCACCAGCCCTGAATCAGTACCCGGGGTTCTGGGTCAGCTCGGGGTTGGCGTCCAGGTCGCCCTGCGGAAGCGGGAAGTACAGGCGGAAATCCGCGCGGTACTGGTCACGCACCAGGGTGCCGATCTCCGGAAGCGCGTCGCGGAAGCGGCGCAGGTCAAAGAACCGGTAGCCCTCGCCCACGAACTCGCGGCGGCGCTCCTGCAGGTTGGCGCGCAGCACCTGCTGCGCGCTCACCACCGCCTCGGCGTCCAGCGGAGCCAGCCCGGCGCGCTCGCGAACCGCGTCGATGTCGGCACGCGCCTGCGCCAGGTTGCCGTCCAGCCGGGCCTCGGCCTCCGAACGGATCAGGTACATTTCCGCAAGCCGCAGCATGACGTAGTTGTCGTCGCCGTTGCTGATGCGGAAGTACTTGCCGATGAACTGCGAGCCGTTCAGGAACGTCACCAGGTAGCGCGAGTCCAGCTCCCGGTCTTCCACGGCGTCGCCGTAGATGGAGCGCAGCGACTGCGAAGCCACGAAGCTGCCGCGGCCGCCCTCGGTGTCCGGAAGGAACCACCCCGCGAACGGGCCCGGATCGTTCACCGTGTACTGCAGCTCGAAGATCGACTCGTCGCTGTTCTTTTCGTTCCAGATGTCGCCGTAGTCCACCAGCTCGTAATCGCCCGAGCCGATGACCTGCGACGCAAAGGTGCGGGCGTCCGCCCAGTCGCGGGCGTACAGGTTCACGCGCGCCAGCAGCGCGGTGGCCGAGCCCCAGGTGGCCCGCCCGCGGCGGCTGGGACTGTTGTTGAGCAGCAGGCGCTGCGCCTCGCGCAGGTCCGTCTCCACCAGCGCGTACGTCTGCGCCTCGGTGGAGCGCGGAACGTTGTTGCCGGCGCTCACCGCCAGGGTGGGCTCCGTCACCAGCGGCACGCCGCCGAAGAACTCGGCCAGCACGAAGTACAGATGCGCGCGCACGTAGAGCGCCTCGCCGCGGTACTGCGCGGCCTCGTCCTCGTCCAGCCCGTCCACGCCGTCCAGCGCGGCCAGCACGTTGTTCGCGCGGTTGATGCCCACGTACGCGCCTTCCCAGATGTCGCGCACGCCGGTGTTGGTGGACCGGATGGTCTTGATCGACACCTCTTCATCGGAGGTGTACGTGTCCTGGAATCCGAAGTTGTCGGAGTACAGGTCCGGAAACACCAGCAGGTTGCGGTCAAGGTCGCCGACGGAGTACGCGTCGTACATGCCGTTTACCGCGACACGCACCTCTTCCGGGGTGTCGAGCGCCTCGCCCGAAGGGATCGAAGCGGTGGGATTCGTGTCCAGCGGGTTGTCGCACGCGGCCAGCGCCGCGGCCGCGAACAGCCCGAGGGAGATCTTTCTGATTCTCATTCCACTCTCTCCCATTCTCACAGGCCCAGGTCGAAGCCGACCGAGATCGTGCGCGCCTGCGGAAGCGTGTAGAAGTCGTAGCCGCGCGTAACGCTGTTGTCACCCGCGTAGTTCACCTCGGGGTCGAAGCCCGAGTAGTTGGTCCACGTCACCAGGTTCTGCGCCTGCACGTAGATGCGCGCGCGGCTGGTGCCGGCCCGGCGAGCCAGGGCGTCCGGCAGGCGGTAGCCCACCACGACGTTCTTGATGCGCGCGTACGAACCGTCCTCGACGAAGCGGCTGCTGTTCTGGCCGTTGCCGTTGGGGTCGTTGATGGTCAGGCGCGGCTGGCGGCCGTCCGGGTTCTCGGCCGAGTACGCGTCCAGCACGCGGGTGGACAGGTTGTCGCCCGAGCCGCCGGGGCTGTCGGTGTACTGGCGCACGCCGTTGAACACGCGGTTGCCGCGGCTGAACGACAGGAACACGGTGGCGTCGATGCCGCCAAAGGTCAGCGTGTTGGTGAAGCCGCCCTGGAAGTCCGGCCACGGCGAGCCCACGTCGGTGCGGTCGTCGTCGTTGATGATGCCGTCCGGGCGCCCCGTCAGCTTGCCGTCGGCGTCGCGGCCGTTGACGTCGCGGAAGCGCACGTCGCCCAGCTCGGTGCCGTCGCTCTGGTAGGCGTGCAGCCCCTCGGCAAGGCACTGCTGGCCGCTGGGGTCGCGGCAGATCTCGGACTCGTCGCGGAACAGGTCATCGGCGCGCAGGGCGTAGAAGTAGCCCAGCGGCTTGCCTTCCTCGATGCGCACGAAGCTGCCGATGGCCTGGCCGCCGTACAGCTTGGTGACCTCGTTGCGGTTGTGCGAAACGTTCAGCTCCGACGTCCAGTTGAACGCGCCGGGGCGCGCCCCGCGAACGATCTGCGCACGCGCGGCCAGCTCTACGCCGGTGTTGCGGATGGCGCCGATGTTCTCGGTGATGTTGGCGAAGCCGGTGCTGAACGGAACCGGACGGGCCAGCAGCAGGTCGGTGGTGCTCTTGCGGTACCAGTCCAGGCTCAGGCCCAGGCGGTCCTCGAAGAAGGCGATGTCGCCGCCCAGGTTGAGCTGCGTGGTTTTTTCCCAGCTCAGGTCCGGGTTGCCCAGCTGCGACGGGCCGATGCCGGCCTGGTCGTCGTACGCGTAGCCGCCGTTGAACAGCGCCAGCGACGCGAAGTTGCCCAGCCCTTCCTGGTTGCCCGTCAGGCCGTAGCTGGCGCGCAGCGCCAGGTCGCTGATGGTGTTCTGGCGCTCCAGCAGTTCATCGCCAAAGCGGTACAGCACCGCCGCCGAGGGGAAGATGCCCCACTGGTTGTTGGCGCCGAAGCGCGACGAAGCGTCGGCGCGGGCGTTCAGTGTGGCGGTCAGGCGGTCGTTGTAGGTGTCGGACAGGCGGCCGAACACCGACGTCATTCCGTACTCCGTAACCCCGTTGCCGCCGGCCGAGATGACCGAGGCCGAGTTCAGGAAGCGGAACGCGCTGGTGGGGAAGCCGGAGCCCTGCACGGAGCTGCTCTCGGTGTCGTTGTCTTCGTAGCTGGTGCCCACCAGGCCGGTGAAGGCGTGGCGCTCGCCGAAGTCGCGGGCGTAGTTCAGGGTGCCCTCGAACAGCACCTTGCTGGCGGTGGTGTTGGCCGACACGCTGCTGCCGCCCGAACCGCTGCCCGGGGGCAGAAGCGGGCTGTAGTACAGGTAGGAATTCAGCGCGTACTGGTCCAGGCCGGCCGTCACGCGCGCGGTGAGCCCGTCGGCCAGCGTGTAGTTGGCGAACGCGTTGCCGATCACGTGGAAGTTGCGCTCTTCCACCTGGTGCTGGCGGAGCGCCACCGGGTTGGTGTAGAAGAAGCCCTCGTTGAACTGCCCGTTGGCCAGGCGCACCGGCTCGATGGGCGCGGAGGCGATGGCGTTGGGGAACGGGGCGTAGATGTTGTTGTCCGACGCGGCGCGGTCCATGACCGAGCGGGTCAGCGCCACGCTGGTGCCCACGTTCAGGCGCGAGCTGGCGGTGAAGTCCAGGTTCAGGCGGCCGTTCAGGCGGTCGTACGCCTGCGGCTTCACGATGCCGTTCTGCTGGAACATGGTGCCGCTCACGAAGTAGCGGGACCGCTCCGTGCCGCCGGCGATGGAGGCCGAGGTCTGCGAGATGGGCGCGGTGCCCAGGACTTCGTCCAGCCAGTTGGTGTCCACCGACGGGTCGATCTCGTAGCCGTAGAGGTCGAACAGGGTGGGCGCGCCGTAGTACTCGTCCAGGCCGTCGTTGACCCACGCCGTGTTGTACGCGTTCACGTACTGCTCGGCGTTGGTGAAGCCGGGGCGGCGCCAGGCTTCCTGCACGCCGTAGTAGGCGTTGACGTTGATTTCGGGGCGCTCGCCGGCGCGGCCGCGCTTGGTGGTGATGAGCACCACGCCGTTGGAGGCGCGCGAGCCGTAGATGGCGGCGGCCGACGCGTCCTTGAGCACCTCGATGGAGGCGATTTCGTTGGGGTTCAGGTCCGACAGCGCGTCGGTGCCCTGGCCGCCCAGGAAGTCCTCATCGAAAGGCGAGAAGTCGCCCTGCAGCAGCGGCACGCCGTCCACCACGTACAGCGGCTGGTTGCCGGCGGAGATGGAGGAGGCGCCGCGGACGCGCACGCTGATGGCCGAACCGGGCGTGCCCGAGTTCTGCTCCACCTGCACGCCGGCCACGCGGCCCTGCAGCACCTCGGCCACCGTGGGGGTGGGCAGGTCCTGCGTCACTTCCGGGCGGATGGAGGCCACCGCGCCGGTGGTGTTGCGGCGCTCCGTCTGGCCGTAGCCGATGACGACGATCTCGTCCAGG
Above is a window of Longimicrobium terrae DNA encoding:
- a CDS encoding glycosyltransferase family 2 protein, producing the protein MIYICIPALNEAQTVGVLLWRIRQVMAEFGRDYHLLVVDDGSTDDTAEVLAPYARVLPLTVVRHERNRGYAAAVETLAREAVARSTHPKRDSAVFLQADFTEPPEEIPALVRRIEGGADVVGSAVSTVEGEVTRGMRWSRAGLPWLLKRSAVPREITDPFSGFRAYRLQVLKRALADVEGKPLLSRAGWAANAELLVRVAPHVRRAEQAEVGLRYTRRDRESRFRPWDAVREAWALARLAPGRSRAVRPAEERDTLAEREVPAATPDRMSAADLRAARDARDARPRTRAASPPPSTEAAAPEARPPREPRPRREKPPRPEPAVDAVAVDEDAIAAPVAEIEEMDAAPAVDGAEDAPRKAKRKPRRRKSARARAAAAEGSPGEMDASGADPSSADESGVDRSEEGGPRAEGGEGVAMDSAAALNDGSAPEEGAAPARRRPRRPRRRKPAASREGGDAAEGAPAPVPESEG
- a CDS encoding carboxylate-amine ligase, producing the protein MAAGEQYTVGVEEEYQLVDARSAELRSRARYVIATDWTGELKPEMQEHTVEVETRVCEGTSCVRDDLARLRFTAAIAAEAEGTRVVAAGTHPFSPAEGHVFNPAPVYQALRTQYRRLAESQAIFGMHVHVGLPPGTDRARVCNIVRLHLPVLLALSASSPLWVGDDTGHASYRSVLWRRWPRSGAPPRFRDDAEYAALVRWLTDSGRIDGPGRIYWELRPHHVYPTVEIRVADCTPRLQDAVLIASLARVIVAGAAEGVLRESPLPESFLQPLMSDNGWRASRHGPTAELADVERAEPGTITAADAALRLAERLAGVAKELGEGEELARLPALLRDGGAAAAIRARAQSLDGDLAAVTHWLADETVLGAGMDRRARLRLEDTV
- a CDS encoding DUF3108 domain-containing protein, with the translated sequence MKSYIRSLRGVAAVALTAVLAAGAADASAQQARLPFRAGELATYQVKLAGASVGQGTLQVVGLETIRGEQTFHTRMTINGRVTLARVEDVYESWIDTDGLFSRRFHQNLHEVRYRRNRTYDFFPENRTYRRENGSTGTIPTNQPLDDLSFLYYARTLPLEVGAVYTLPRYFKASGNPVVLRVVRRETVSVPAGRFRTIVVQPVIKTDGLFGEGGQAEVFLSDDEHRIPVLIRSRVPIVGSLTMLLRTFRPGT
- the aroB gene encoding 3-dehydroquinate synthase, which codes for MSTPHRVKVSLPEANSRGYEVLVGSGLFASLATALSRFCPAHRYAVVTDDRVAELYAVRLSRMLHSAGHRTDVFAFTSGEAQKTRETWSLVSDAMMESGCGRDTAVIAFGGGVPGDLGGFVAATYMRGLPLVQVPTTLLAMIDASVGGKTGVDTPAGKNLVGAFHQPQCVLIDPEMLQTLPDAHLRSGMAEAVKHGAIADAEYLDWIEDNVESLLAADPQALSRLIMRSVEIKAEIVASDVMECGPRKLLNFGHTIGHAVETLSGYALLHGEAVAVGMVEEARIGERAGVTAAGTSARLRRVLTRLGLPTSLPIDFGADAVVQHTRLDKKARAGRVEYSLIQDFGRPFIGPAGVWGHPVADETVAEVLAGVGSRG
- a CDS encoding RagB/SusD family nutrient uptake outer membrane protein; translated protein: MRIRKISLGLFAAAALAACDNPLDTNPTASIPSGEALDTPEEVRVAVNGMYDAYSVGDLDRNLLVFPDLYSDNFGFQDTYTSDEEVSIKTIRSTNTGVRDIWEGAYVGINRANNVLAALDGVDGLDEDEAAQYRGEALYVRAHLYFVLAEFFGGVPLVTEPTLAVSAGNNVPRSTEAQTYALVETDLREAQRLLLNNSPSRRGRATWGSATALLARVNLYARDWADARTFASQVIGSGDYELVDYGDIWNEKNSDESIFELQYTVNDPGPFAGWFLPDTEGGRGSFVASQSLRSIYGDAVEDRELDSRYLVTFLNGSQFIGKYFRISNGDDNYVMLRLAEMYLIRSEAEARLDGNLAQARADIDAVRERAGLAPLDAEAVVSAQQVLRANLQERRREFVGEGYRFFDLRRFRDALPEIGTLVRDQYRADFRLYFPLPQGDLDANPELTQNPGY
- the folK gene encoding 2-amino-4-hydroxy-6-hydroxymethyldihydropteridine diphosphokinase, with translation MAEEAEILIGAGANLGDPVGQLREAVQMLARTIAIHRISSLYRTEPVGHRDQPDFHNLVLAARTVLAPEAVLAQLQAVEAALGRERTFANAPRTLDLDLLAYGEVVMDTPALILPHPRMHLRGFVLHPLVEIAPEWRHPVQGHTARELLSCASALERVERAGALFHAGHPLAPAPPSG
- a CDS encoding alpha/beta fold hydrolase; translated protein: MTDGARLGAAAAQWAGTHRVQAGPWWMRYRDAGEGPPLVLVHGLGCSADYWVRNGAWLAAAGYRVLAPDLPGFGRTQGPRAGLSIPAQARAIRKFAEALNLGPAVYLGHSLSCQAVLEFAGAVPERVAGVILAAPTGDRRRKRLLHEALGFMQDIPREPFSLVPFIADAYVRAGPVRWARTWLAGKSHDAFRAAGRVRAPGLVLVGERDPVVSNHFATSIARALPDARVQMVPDAAHALIYNQSERFNAAVIRFADHCHAAVGA
- a CDS encoding lysophospholipid acyltransferase family protein; amino-acid sequence: MADNKGRRSPARRRLEYGLARALERAVSTLPEGMADAFGRRLGGTIYRLGLRRGVVMDNLRLAFPELSDRERTRLARASYQHLGREAAAMLRLSRLDPAAVVERTVTRGWDEMEEALSEGKGVMLVTGHYGNWEIAAAAVAARGIPISAIVRRQGNRMVDARLDETRKRLGIETILQKEAPLRVPRALRKNGVVGIVADQDARRSGVFVPFFGTPASTHRGPALFAVRFGAPVFACVARRLPGPGVRYEVSGTRVPVTRTGDLEADIQTLTAELALRLEGSIREAPEQYFWFHRRWKTRPKPEPAAREQGIAEVDGPDPDHES